The sequence GATCATCtcgtctctctctccctctctctctctctctctctatgtggCGTTATAATTTAATTGCAGGAATTTTTGATATTGGAAACATGTACTATAAGAAATTGGATATTTTTTGTTAGGAAAGTTAGCCAGTATTTGTCCATATTGTCTGAGGCTGATAGTGTCTTTTTTCCTATCATCTTCTGCAGGAATTTTTGATATTGGAAACATGTGCTATATGAGATCAGATTTACTGATGTTGTTGAGAGAGGTTTTTGTATCTTGTGCTTTACAACTGCTATTATTTTGATTCTCTTTTCTCTAGTGGCTGATCTACTGCAGCAGTCTATTGGCAGGGCTTCTTTTGCCTATTTCAGTTCAAAATGTTTCTACATGCTTCTTTGGTCTCTAGCAATTTGGAGGATGGGTCTGTCTTTTATAGGCATTTCTGGTGTTGCAGTATTCCATGATATCATCAGTTCGTTTGGATGGGAAGTGGTAGTTTTGAAGGTATCCTTATTTAGTTGATCTCCATGAAGAAATTATGTAGTATGATGTTATTGTTTTCTCTTCCCTagcagtatatatatatattaagtaatGGTAGGTTTGAAGAATAACAATTCTCCTGTAGCTTTATTTTTTCAGCTGGCTTCCCTGTCTTTAATCTATTTGTGGCATGAGATACAATTGttgtaggattttttttttcttttgagaaaaatttatttaatgcaAAGCATGTAAAATGTAAGCATCTGCTAAACTTTGTCAATTGGCATGTTTTTCAGCTtgtagatctctctctctctaggggGATGCAACTTTGGTTCTTGATAAAAATGAAGTTCTGCAATCTGTAAGTTCATTCTTGCTTTGAGCTTTTTTTGGGTGTTAGTACATGTGTATGCAGAtttctgatttttttccttGTCACCTAATTATTAAGTTTGTGCATCATGGGTGTTCTCTTGCTGATCCAATCTGTGTGTCTAAAATCTGCAAATTTTACTCCAAGTAGCTTTTATGAGTGTTAtcagaaacttttttttttgtcgttGTTGTGCATGTATATTCACATATATGGTAAGGTAATGTTTCTGGCGAATTTTTAAGATACAATAATGCATGATCAAATTGCTCCTGATTTAATTACATGGCTTCGTGATATGGTTTTGGTGATATATGAAGATGGAACTTGAATGGGAAGTGTTCTTTATTTTCCTTATTGATGATTCAGTCCTTAGAATTGGTGATTCTTGTAACCTTATGGTTTCTGCAGGCCTATATTTGATAAATGAGATCATGCAGTTTTCTAGTAGATAAGGATCATGATCCGACTTCTTTGATACTAATCATATGTTTTCCTTATCCACGGTTTGCTCTAGATTCAGGATCTTTGAGGAGTGAGGCCTTAATTATTTTGCCTCTTTTGTATTTCCAGATATTGGTGACGTTTGCTTCTCTGCTTAATTTGAAAAGGCAGCAGAAATCAGCCTCTGTAGTGGATGCATTTTTTGGATGTTGATTGATTCTTGGAGTTCTTATTTTTCCACATCGGTTTGTATTTTTGGTGGTTTTATTTACctttaatttgtttattttttttatggtcGTGGTTCATCTAAACTCTTAAAGGTTTAATGCTATGGTGTTGCTATATGGTGAACATGAATATACATACTAAAATTATTGACCATATAAAAACAATCTGGTTCATCTCACTTGAAAACAAATGGCATTCAGTATTTTCTTGCAGGTAACTTAAAGATGGCTAGATAAACAAAGTTGCTTGCTGTAGCTTGTACAAATCTGTATGGTCACTTTTGGTTGGAGCAGTATTGGGTTTTCTGAGATGTACCTGGGACCGAGACAGTTGATTTTTTTGCcacttattcttttcattttcatttGTTGTTATATGACATTTTAATTTCTTATAGGGGTCTCTAAGATGACTGGTGTTTGTTGATGGCAACAAATTACGtacattttaattttcttctagGCATTTCTAAGGTGCATAGATAATATTTAAGCTATAAACTAATTTCACTACAGTCATCTCAAATGATGTTTGATCTTTCGTTCTAAGGTAACCTCTTCCAGTTGTTCTTTTGAATCAATCTTTCATGTTGCTAAGCAATATAAAAAAGTTTTTCCCCTCTGCGTAGTTGAAGTCAGTGTCCTTGAGAAGCAGTTTCCTATCTGAGTTTCTGCagtaattgaattttgatttcttCTCTTACTGATCTGCTGGAACAATCTTTTAGCAGGGGCTCTTCCTATTATTTTAGTCTGAGATGCATCTGGACTGTCCACATGTACATGTTTGCTAAAAGGTTGTGGTGGATGATGGTCTTTACTCTTCTTGCAGTTTAGAACTTTAGAAGTTACAGTATGTTTTTTCTATCATATGGCATTATTAGTGGTAGTTTACAAGATTACTTAGCCCCGTTTGGCAGAGCTTTTGGttggccagaaagcactttctgacgctccaaaaatacttttggatggaatagaggtgtttggtaaaaaaaatcTAGCAGCTGTTTTTGCTTTGCCAAAAAGCTAAAATAACTTCTTGGGAGAAACTCCAAAATGAAGCTTCTtcgaaaaagcacttttagccTGCATTAGAAAACtattttgatttataatttttttggacCAACATACCCATGATAAAAATGTTATAATTACAGAAAATGTCCctttatattattaatatagaatgataataattataatatttatatctttattatggtattatagtataaatataatattatattatattatatcataatacattgatatgttatgttatataatatcaaattatgttatattattatgctatagtatacaatattatattattatattataatgatataatattatattatagtaatattatactatattatatatttatgtattaatacatattatattttattatgctttgttgtataatactatgaaaTGTCCTTTATAGTCATTTTGTCATATCGaaaatattttcttagtttgtttaccaaatacatattaaagttctacagcactttagaaatgtagttaccaaacaacaaatgactttttataaaagctctacttcaaaaaTCTCTACTTTAAAATGCTCtgcctccaaaagctctactgccaacagttcTGCCAAACGGGGCTTTACTCTAGTTGACATCCATCCAGAGATTATGGGAGATGATGTTATCTCATTTCCCTGGCTGTGCACTATTCTATGGTATGTTGAGtgatgtgaggatccgtgcatgcgtatgtttagtcccacattggttattcgttgggtagatcttgggtatatatacaggatcaaggaacccaattagtaacttccgactagccattttgggtgaggtcctgagttgttacaaatggtatcagagcggacccggcttataatctatgtggactagggaacactgcagcacggatccattggggctaaccatgagacgatcgtggtgtttgtgattagatttgaatggatttgaacctttagcctgacgaggacgtcagggcttgaacggaaggagtatgtgaggacccgtgcgggcgtgtgtttaatcctacatcggttattcgctgggtagatcttgggtatttatacaggatcaaggaacccaattagtaacttccggctagctattttgggtgaggtcctgagttgttacaagtGATGTCTTATATTTTTCTGATCTTGCCTTGCAAGTGGTACTCTTTAAAATAACTATTCTCCTTTAGTTCTAATTTTTTAGTAGGCAATCTGTTATGCCATGAGAGGCATTTGATGTTGTTGAgaggatttttcttttaattgttAATGTCcggtacccccccccccccctctaaaAATTTATCTGCATTCGGACATGCATGCACATATGCAAGCAGGTGCGCACACACATGGATGTGAACTTTAGTTGCTTGTGATAATGAAGTTGCATGATCCATAAGTTCTTGCATTTCAGTGGAATACATGTATGTGCAGATATTTGACTTGGTTATTGTTGTTGAGTTATTCAACTTGTTCTCTCACATGGGGGTGATTTTACATCACAAAttgttttcctttcttaaatCTGCTTGTTCTCTCCAAGCAACTTCTTGTTTACGTGTTTCTGTGTATGTTATCATCCTTATGTATATTGTTGTTGTCTTTTCCTTACTGCTATTCCTAAATTCATATCTTGTTACAGATTTGACAAGTTAAGGAATCAAACAAATATCTCTGAATTTAATATGATAGTGCAAGAATCTCTGCTGCTCTTCCCTTTAAACCCTATATGTGACAATAATCTGCGGCATGGGTTTTCCTGATATCTGGACAAGGAGTACTTGGTGTCATTTTTTGGTTTCCTGCTACCTTTTTTGATAGTTTATCTTTGAAATTTGTGGTTCTTGGGACTTTATGGTTACCGAAGACCTATCTTTGTTAAATGAGATCTTGTCTATTTGACTCCTGGGATAGCATTTCGGGTTCTCCAAGGTGTTCATGCTTCCaaaggatgatgatgatgatgtctaCTCCTTTGCCTAATATAGAAGGGCAGCAGAAAAAGGCCTTTTAGGAGGTTACTTTCATTAGAATGTATGTTGATGGTGGgaattctttatgatattttttgTGATTAAGGATATTTTCTATAACATAGTTAATTTGTTATAATTATGTTTCAtctaaattttaatatattCGATGCATTTAACATATTTCTCGCAAGATGAATAGAGAACCGAATCTATTGATCTAGCAAGAATTTGCTTTTTAATATTTTGGAATAAAAATCAAAttcttaatattttcttataggGAACTTTGAATGACTAGCGAAAACAAAAGTTCTGATATTGTAAGTGTCGAGATTAAGAAAGATCGAACTGTCCCGAACTGCCCGATTCGGAGTGTATCACGTACAGGCAGCAGATCGGGATGGTCTAATAATAAAATTGAGAAATCAGCGAGCGttaagagagggagaaggaaagagagaaaaagagagagagaggagaggatggggcaagggagggagagggttgagagagagagagagagagaggggggggggggggggggggggagtgagGGAGAGGGCTTTCCTTGGCCCTGTTCTGGCGGCTGCTGCTCATcgccaccctctctctctctctctctctctctctctctctctctctcatgtccTCTCTTTTCTTCGCCCTCCCCTCCATTCGCCTCTCTCTCCGCCGCGCTCTCCCGTTCTCTCGctacctccctctccctctcccccctctctctttctctttttctctctcttcttcttctctttcctttcttgcCAGTTTTTCTATCAACTCATGCTGGAATGGCATGAGGATGTACGGTATGTACTGCCGGTCTACTGACATGGGTGTCGGTTCTGATACTACGGATCTTGGTCAAAATAGTTTCTAGTTTGTGTAAAAAGTAGTGTAAATCTGTTTGCACATTTTTTGTTCAGTTTTCGGAGATGTACCCCCGGCAAAATAGATGATGCTGTTATCTTTTAGAGTCTATAAGTTACTCTTTGTTTCAGTTGTTTAATGGCATTTTAATTCCCATGAAGGGATTGCCAACAAAGATAAGCGGAACCAAAGATATAACATATGCTTATTAGAATTTGCTAAGATGGTGTTTGATCTTGTTCTTTTGAGGGTACCCTAACATTGACAAAGTTAACCAtagatgatttttttaattaattttttgattaTCTGGATTATTTTGATTGAATTGTTCCAATGTTACATGGTGTTTGAATTCTCGCAGGGGGAACTCTAGAATCTTTTCGACTAAgcggcctctttttttttctacgaaccaaatgagtcctaAAATACCAGATCCTTTTTTTTATAGCTATTGGAGTAATGAGTTTAataagatctctctctctctctctctctttttttaatgcACATTCATGTCTCTATGATTTCATTTAGTTTAGGTAGAAGGCTACATTTTTTATGGAGGGAGGGAGATCTACCAATGTTACAATCACGTAGGACCTTATTTTTAGAAATTCACTAGCCAAGAGTCGAAGTCGGAACCTTTAGTTATTAAGGGGTGTGACCGTTAAGACAAGCCGTTCTCATAAGACTGCAAGCCTTTTTCTTCACATTTGGATAGAAGACTTAACTGCGAGATCTTACTTTTGGTTCAAGCTAGTGCAGAGTAGtcagtaattttttttaaccGGAATGAAATATTTAGCCAAGCCTCCACCCTTTAAGGCCTTCTTTGGATGCAGGAGCAACTTATCGTGTGATATATTGTGGGCTTTTTCTGAAAATCAGATAGAATCTAGGTAGTGCAATTAGGTTGGCATGGTTGGAGGATAAATTAATCCCTTGTTTTCAGGGATAAGCAAAATCACATCGAAAaaaaggtattttttttttatttccaggaattaatcactccaTCCATCTTCCTGATCTCTTTCAATCATCCCCTCTTCCATGATGAAGTTCTATGTTATAATTGTATGATTGATTAGGAgcttgattgatttgtgattgattgtaccAAACTTAGTCGGCCTTATCAAACTTTGTCAGCCTCCTAATTTTATataatagacaaacagaaataaaattttcttcttatttttttttcttcaacatTCTAGATAAACTCTGCACCGTGGGCAACTACCAAACAATGTACTCTACTAAAtgcttagggctcgtttggttcgccggAAGCTGTCATGTCTCAACAGATTGAGGCTTAAAGCTAAGCAAAATGAAGTTTGAGCAGGGTATAGAAACTCAGCAAAAAGTACTCCGAGAAGTTACAAGTCAGCATTGCATCCCACTTTACATTTGATGACAGCCAGGATTAGAGCTGGGAGCAATGATGCCATTCTTCAGCAAAAAGTCGCTTAGGCCATAGAAGAATAGGAAGTGTCGCGGCCGGAAAGAATTCCCTCCAACGTAAGAAAACGATACAATACCGAACAAACGTCCAAAGAATATTATCCAAGCATCAATGTTCCGGCTCCTTGCCTTGAATATAAAGGCTCCTGCTCCCTCGGAGCCCCACAAACACCTCATGCCTCCATGGTCCggcaagaaaagaacaaagtcgAGCTGGCAACTCCCAATATATACTACCCATTACCAGGTGTGCCATCCATCCATCATCCTTGTCTTCAAAGTTCAGTTCGCGCATCTCACAGTGGGAAAGGCTCAGCTTTCAGCTTTCAGCTTTGCCTTTGTGTGCagcatttaatcatcaatggcgGGTCAGGGTGTAAAGCCTATAGCTTCTCTTCTTCTCGGCCTCAACTTCTGTATGTATGCCATAGTGGCGGCCATTTCAGGTTGGGCCCTCAATGTTGCCATCGATCGAGGCTTCATTATAGGTAAGGATCGCCGCCCGTATGCTATGATGATCGattaatttcttcttcttcttcttcttctcattcAAATATTTTCTTATCGCTTGGTGGTTCTGGAACTGGCAGGGCCAGGACTTGTACTTCCGGCTCACTTCTCGCCGGTATTCTTTCCGATCGGGAACGCCGCCACTGGTTTTCTCGTGATATTTGCACTGATAGCTGGAGTTGTTGGTGCTGCTGCGGCCATTGCCGGAGTTCACCACATCCGCACCTGGAACTACGATAGCTTGCCGTCGGCTGCATCTTCTGGTATTGTAGCGTGGGCTCTCACTCTCCTTGCAATGGGGTAAGCCAAAGTTTCGTAGACATTTTTGACACAAGAAAGCATACCAAAATTCTGATTGTGAAGGGAATTAAAGCGTTCGATTTAACCTGCAGTTTGGCCTGCAAAGAGATTGAATTGAAGGGAAGAAATGCGTGCCTGGTAAGATACAAAGAGAGCTACTATTCTCCATAGTCTCTTGTACATGTTTAAATGGGTTTTGTTTTATGTATCGGTATTAGAAATTAAAACATCCAATCTTTTAAACTAGCTAGGTTGCAGTAGTGACTTGAGTTGAAGTCTGGGTCTAAATCTTAGAAGAATTGGATAGAAAACCAAAAGGAACTACTCGTCACTGAGATAGATATCAATGGTTCcctactttattttatttattcaaccATATAGATGCTTCTAGccgtttcttttattttccagGTTTTACTATAGTGGTTGCAGTTTAGTTATGAATATTCCtttttccacaaaaaaaaaaaaaaacgcataTAACGGGATCCAAATTAAGTAAAGCTTAACTAGAAAAAAATTGGGAACTTGCACAATTTTGTACATGAGAGGTATTCTTTGCGATTATGATTTCTCTAGTTATTTGTGAAACATTTCAATTAGTTTGCTTACTGGTTTGCACTCCTATTGCAAACGCAAATGCTATAATAATTATGGGAATCTAAGTGAATAAACAGAAAGAGGCTtcaatctttcaaatcaaaaaataacGGATGAACTAATTTGTAAAGGAAAAAATGAGAATGAAAAATGTCTCCAatatggcttttttttttttcctgtttgcAGAGAACAGTAGAGGCATTCTTGATCATTCTTTCAGCAACACAGCTCGTATACATTCTTGCCATACATGGAGTAAGGAGGATTTGAATGAAGGATGAAACTGTTTGAGCTTGGATTGAAGTGTTATTcgattgttattttttttattgatttctccAGCACCTCATTTATGTATTCCATTTGAGATTGAGGGTTATAAAGTTCGATTTGTGTGGTGTGGTTGAACAAGAATATTCAAGGCTTGGGCTTGACGTAGTTGGAGTGTTTTTAGTAAAGATGTTCCTAGTTATTGTGTAAAATAtgcaactttatttttattgttggACTGTTCCAGTATTGACTTGAATGCATTGAGctaatttttatgtgataaaattttTATCAGCTTATTTCCTTGAAAAAAGATAAAGTTCTCGAGCACACTTGGCCATGAAGCCATTGCAGGATAATCTAATCTAAAGTAAATGGACTAAGTTACTTCTAACCTTCTTCTTGATCCTACTGTGATTGGCACCGTAGTCTGCGATACCATTAGCCTTAATGCAGATATAAGCTTGATTTCTTGCAAGTTTTTTAGTTAATTCCTGCATGTAAGATTGAAGTCATAGATAATCCTTCACCAAGGTAGGAATCGCCTGATTGATTGGTAGATGAACTTTTCTTCAAATGCTTGAGGCATGCTTTTGACTTTCCAGTGCGCTTTTTTCGTGGAATAGAGCAGATTTGAGCAACTCTTTGAAGAATAACTTCATTAAGATCATAGATCATATATTTCTTAGCAATGTTTTCAAACAAAAttattaatgattttttttggcaATCAAGACAATCTAGCTGACAATATAATCTTGGGATCAAACATGACCTGATTCTCGAGATTAGGTTTAGGTCAACATTTGGACTTTAATCTCTAATGGATCTAGGTCTAGATTAAGAGGTATTGGGACTTGTCGTGAGAGAACTTCTAATCACAAATAAACTTGAACAATGAAACTTTCATTGGAAAGAAATCCCAACATCTTCTACATCTTAGATAAATCCAAATTTTTAAATCAATTACCTTTCTTTTGGAACAAATGATGATAAATAAAAAGGGTTTTATATAGGTGTTTTATCTAAGTGAAGAAGTTGCTTGGAAACAATAACTTGATCTTCTCCATTGTATTCCTTGATGAATGTATATAAATCTTATATAATAAaattctctaatttatgaaatagCTAGAAATGCAAATCTCACAATCTTTGGAGCAACTATGAGGTATGTATAACAATAGAAGAcaacattaaaaaaattcatgatTGTATAAGACattaaatggattctaatgattAACCATGATTATGAAGAATACAATTACAGAAATAGATTGCAAAGATTCTCCTTAATTATATAGTACGCAAACATAGAATTGGATCCTAATAATCATGGAAAGATGTGAGTGCATATGCCCGGCTAGGTTGTCTAATAAAGATATGGAAAAAGAATCCCATAATATTTGGGAGAGTTTCCATGACTAAGATTTGGATGCGAAGTTGGCTAAAAGCTTCGTTCACCATTAAGAATTTTCCTCATAGAAGTGAAGTAGGAAACCATAGTAGACTATCTTTGTTGTTGTGATGGGCTTCCTTCTCAGCTGATGAATTGTACAACCATTCCCCTTGGAAAAATAATCTTTAAGATTTGTCCACAACTTTTGAGTGGTATCAACATAAGCAACATTGTCAAAAAATATCTATTGAGCTCATTGAGTAATCGGAATCAAACCATATGGTTACATAATTTCCACTCCTTAATCGCAGGGTTCGGTGCTGTTAGTTTGGGCAGAGACTCATCCACAGAATATAACTTATTTTTCACTATGGGAGCAATTATAACCAAACACTTCTAACTAGAGTACTGATAAGAAATTATGGAGTCAATATATTGCCTGAACTATCAGAGCGATGTAAATAATGAGAAGAGTTAAAGTCAAATTTAATATCATTATCGTTGTAGAGTgcataaatatgaaaaaaatggattctaatgattATAGAGGGATGAGAGTACATGTACTTGACTAGATTGCTTAGTAAAGTTGTGGAAAAAAACTTATAATTACAGATGTGTAAGCATAAAAATAGATCCCAACAATTGTAAAGAGATGAGGGGACACATCTTGGTTGCTTAATACTATGTACCTATACTTTTGtgcttttttgttttgttgCATTTGTTAAtggcccatctttctccaatcGCATATTTATAGTAGCATGCATTATCGGTCAAGTACTTAGGTCGAGACTAGCCATAGGTTATAGATGGATCCCAAGGGTGGGGTAACAAGTTTATAATGAACTTTATTTGTAAAAGCAAGTATTCCAGCAAAATAGAACCTTAAAGGGGTACAAATTAGGATTCCTATACTCGTCAGTTTTTTTGAAGATGAACAATCATGTTCGAGACCAACTAGACAACACAGAAGGGAAATCATCGTCCTAGGAGAAGATATCCATAACATAGTATAAATACTTGATATTGGATACCAAATCATTGCTAAAATTACACAATATAACTATATAACTTAAATAGATATGACAATATTAAATAttctaatttaaaatataattgtattatattatagtaccTCTACATAATAGTGTATAGCATATTATAATGTATAAATACCATTGACATGATATTGATGACATATCATGATAGTtccaatataatattatagtatAGTATTTTAACAAATACTATTACATATAATTATATTAGTTATTATACTTTAAATCAATTCTATAAGATATtcatgtaaaaatgaacatgtcaATGAAAAAGCAACCATGACAAGTGTTTCTTTGATCGATTCAATCCTTCCCTACTAACTCAAACACGGGATTTGAAATcattcatttccaattttttcaaaatagataatttaaaaataaatagttttttaTTTCATGATTTAAGCCCGAACTATGCAAATGAGATGAAAGGCCCAGGCCCATGTCGTGGGCAACGAAAGGCCTGCTCCGAAGCCCTTGCGCCGCGGCTACAGTAAGCGGCCCGACACATGTCATACGacatttattctttgttttatacGACGGAAGCTTCCTCGTTAATCTGCACCTCCGTTTTTCCTGTTTCGTAACTCGTTGCCGGCCCCTCAATGCGAGGTAGGATGAGATAAATTTATGATCCCGCAAGCGAATCACCCCGCAGCCCCCCGCCTCCCCGCGACTCAAAAACTTCCCCTTCCCCCACCTTTTCCTTTCCAAGATCGATCATCATACCCTTTGCTTTCTCCATCTTTCTCTTCTCATCTCAATCCCAAACCCTAAAGAACCTCAAATAGGGCCCGCTTTTCGCTCGAATTTTGTTTTCCCTCGTCCCATCCCATTTACATCTATATAGATTGAGATTGTGGTGttggggaaaaggaaaaagaaaagaaaagaaagcagtCGTCGTCATGCCGTCCGGTGCGAAGAAGAGGAAAGCGGCCAAGCGCAAGAAGGAGAAGCAGGAGAAGGggaaggagaaagaggaggagaggggcagCATCCCTCTTCCTTCCCCTCCCCCTCAACCTCAACCTCAAGGTTTGTGTCCCCCTCTTCCTTCCCTGGCTTTCATGTGTTTGTGTTTCTTGAATATGATGTTTCATTTGTGGACCAGGCAGTGGACTTGTGGATTGGATGCCCCACGACGACGGGAGGCGGAGCGAGAGCGGGGAGTTCGAGACACCGTCGGGGACGCCATTTGCGACCCCGTTGTCTCAGGCGAACCATCCGCTAGCCGAGGAGGCAGGGGAGGAAACTCCTGGATCTCAACGCGTTGCTGTTCATTCATCGGTGGAGAGCTCCGGAAATGGTAACGGAGAGGCCGACGAGCTGCCTTACAGGCCAGATGAGCTTGCTAACGATGATGCGACCGAGCTGGAAGTTGAAACGGTGGCTCCTGCAGAAGATGAGGTTGCTGCCGCGCCACCATATGATGTAAGCGTCGAGATTGTTCGGCGGTCTGAGAAGGGAGAGCCTCGCGAAGCTGAGAGTGCAGAAGGGACCGAAATGGAGAAACCGGCAGAGGAATCGGTTATTGCTGTCGAGCAGAGTGTGCTTACAAGGGAAGAGGCGGAACAAGAAAAGGAAGCCCTGGCTGAGATTCTGAAAGAGGCTCCAGTTGCGATATCCCTTCAATGTGAATTGAAGGCAGCGCCTCTGCCGGctaaggatgagatcaaagaacaGCTATCATCATATGAACGGGAAGTTAAGGTTGTGCCTCTGCCAAGTGAGGACGAGGTCAAAGAAGAGGCATCTTATGAACGCGAAGTTAAGGTAGTGCCTCTTCCAGATGAGGATGATCAAAAAAATCGGCCATCCTATGAATGCGAAGTGAAGATAGTGCCTCAGCCAGATGAGAATGAGGTTAAAGAACAGCCATCCCATGAACATGATGCTGATGCGAATGTAGGGCCTCTGCCGGATAAGGATgaggttaaagaaagaaaagtggCCGCTCTGCCAGATGAGCATAAGGTTAAAGAACAGCCATCCCATGAACGTGAAGTGAAGGTAGTGCCTCTGCTGGATGAGGATGTAACTGGAACACAGTTTTGTGTGAGCGGGGAAGCCAGCCAAGGTAGCAGAAGAGCGGAAACTGTGCCATCTGCCGAGGTATTGAAATGGGGTTGTACTAATCTTTTATTTCACTCCTTAGGTTAATATTGCTGATGGGGGATTAATTGGATGGCTGTAGGTTGCACCACATGCCCCAACGGTAATGCATCGTGCAAGGTGGTGGAATTGCTGTGGACTTCTTGATGTTCTCGTGGGTTCTGAAAGATAGG is a genomic window of Phoenix dactylifera cultivar Barhee BC4 chromosome 4, palm_55x_up_171113_PBpolish2nd_filt_p, whole genome shotgun sequence containing:
- the LOC103695815 gene encoding uncharacterized protein LOC103695815 isoform X5; this translates as MAVYTSPSRGSHLLILVPWSVALADITVSFPPRNILRPFGIRRSSQRRSSRRLSSGSVLLHPCRHHRGRERRGGDENAVLLGGIFDIGNMCYMRSDLLMLLRESIGRASFAYFSSKCFYMLLWSLAIWRMGLSFIGISGVAVFHDIISSFGWEVVVLKLVDLSLSRGMQLWFLIKMKFCNL
- the LOC103695815 gene encoding uncharacterized protein LOC103695815 isoform X1, which gives rise to MAVYTSPSRGSHLLILVPWSVALADITVSFPPRNILRPFGIRRSSQRRSSRRLSSGSVLLHPCRHHRGRERRGGDENAVLLGGIFDIGNMCYMRSDLLMLLRESIGRASFAYFSSKCFYMLLWSLAIWRMGLSFIGISGVAVFHDIISSFGWEVVVLKLVDLSLSRGMQLWFLIKMKFCNLFDKLRNQTNISEFNMIVQESLLLFPLNPICDNNLRHGFS
- the LOC103695815 gene encoding uncharacterized protein LOC103695815 isoform X4 — translated: MAVYTSPSRGSHLLILVPWSVALADITVSFPPRNILRPFGIRRSSQRRSSRRLSSGSVLLHPCRHHRGRERRGGDENAVLLGGIFDIGNMCYMRSDLLMLLRESIGRASFAYFSSKCFYMLLWSLAIWRMGLSFIGISGVAVFHDIISSFGWEVVVLKLVDLSLSRGMQLWFLIKMKFCNLYW
- the LOC103695815 gene encoding uncharacterized protein LOC103695815 isoform X2, with protein sequence MAVYTSPSRGSHLLILVPWSVALADITVSFPPRNILRPFGIRRSSQRRSSRRLSSGSVLLHPCRHHRGRERRGGDENAVLLGGIFDIGNMCYMRSDLLMLLRESIGRASFAYFSSKCFYMLLWSLAIWRMGLSFIGISGVAVFHDIISSFGWEVVVLKLVDLSLSRGMQLWFLIKMKFCNLIFLQVT
- the LOC103695815 gene encoding uncharacterized protein LOC103695815 isoform X3; the protein is MAVYTSPSRGSHLLILVPWSVALADITVSFPPRNILRPFGIRRSSQRRSSRRLSSGSVLLHPCRHHRGRERRGGDENAVLLGGIFDIGNMCYMRSDLLMLLRESIGRASFAYFSSKCFYMLLWSLAIWRMGLSFIGISGVAVFHDIISSFGWEVVVLKLVDLSLSRGMQLWFLIKMKFCNLPIFDK
- the LOC103695815 gene encoding membrane protein PM19L-like isoform X6, which produces MAGQGVKPIASLLLGLNFCMYAIVAAISGWALNVAIDRGFIIGPGLVLPAHFSPVFFPIGNAATGFLVIFALIAGVVGAAAAIAGVHHIRTWNYDSLPSAASSGIVAWALTLLAMGLACKEIELKGRNACLRTVEAFLIILSATQLVYILAIHGVRRI
- the LOC103695816 gene encoding uncharacterized protein PF11_0207; the protein is MPSGAKKRKAAKRKKEKQEKGKEKEEERGSIPLPSPPPQPQPQGSGLVDWMPHDDGRRSESGEFETPSGTPFATPLSQANHPLAEEAGEETPGSQRVAVHSSVESSGNGNGEADELPYRPDELANDDATELEVETVAPAEDEVAAAPPYDVSVEIVRRSEKGEPREAESAEGTEMEKPAEESVIAVEQSVLTREEAEQEKEALAEILKEAPVAISLQCELKAAPLPAKDEIKEQLSSYEREVKVVPLPSEDEVKEEASYEREVKVVPLPDEDDQKNRPSYECEVKIVPQPDENEVKEQPSHEHDADANVGPLPDKDEVKERKVAALPDEHKVKEQPSHEREVKVVPLLDEDVTGTQFCVSGEASQGSRRAETVPSAEVAPHAPTVMHRARWWNCCGLLDVLVGSER